Proteins encoded within one genomic window of Candidatus Giovannonibacteria bacterium:
- the rpsF gene encoding 30S ribosomal protein S6, which yields MDKSQNLYEIAYLVSPAYSAEEAQNFQQTVKNHVQALGGFIDHEGELLKRRLFYPIKKMAEAYAAGFRFTLGPEKIGELESRLKAPQVLRSMIVHTKRQPARTFRPRIEKVSDAERPKLKHAIAVPKPEQPKLESAADIEEIDKKLEEILGK from the coding sequence ATGGACAAAAGCCAAAATTTATACGAAATTGCCTATCTGGTAAGCCCGGCCTATTCGGCGGAAGAGGCCCAAAATTTTCAGCAGACCGTCAAAAATCACGTTCAGGCGTTGGGCGGGTTTATTGACCATGAAGGAGAACTCCTAAAGCGCCGGCTATTTTACCCGATAAAAAAAATGGCGGAGGCGTATGCGGCAGGATTTCGTTTTACTCTCGGCCCGGAAAAGATCGGCGAATTAGAATCACGCCTAAAAGCGCCGCAAGTGCTAAGATCAATGATAGTCCACACCAAAAGACAGCCCGCTAGAACTTTCAGACCGAGAATAGAAAAAGTTTCCGACGCGGAAAGACCAAAGCTTAAACATGCTATCGCAGTGCCAAAACCGGAGCAACCAAAGCTTGAATCCGCCGCCGACATTGAGGAAATAGATAAAAAATTAGAAGAAATCTTGGGAAAATAA
- a CDS encoding phosphomannomutase/phosphoglucomutase, whose translation MHKIAQKSWSEGGSRARASLPPEGIFRAYDIRGIYPEEINEDAAYKIARAFARYLRLEVRDEKLEIVVSSDARESSPALKEAFSDGLSDEGAEIIDAGLTTTPMHYFILNKTEADGGAMITASHNPPEFNGMKLSKKSAVSIGAGSGMEEIKNDSLRGIFQNSENRGSVVKKDFSDEYTKFLAGSFPHLKSYIIKFALADKIPGESFDFDGDRVMFRDESGKAAPGDMITALLARKYAKPGEKIIYDIPSSRAVREEIEAAGGVAVESRVGHSFVKALMKKENAVFGGELSGHYYFRDFFYSDSGIFAALAVLDLLRETKKPLSELIKPLARYFKSEEINFKIKDKEKIIDKVAAHFTDGKASYSDGIKIEYPDWWFNLRPSNTEDLLRLNIEASTSELLEEKRKILADLIMK comes from the coding sequence ATGCACAAAATTGCGCAAAAGTCGTGGAGCGAGGGGGGTAGTAGAGCTCGCGCTTCACTACCCCCCGAGGGGATTTTTAGGGCGTATGATATTCGGGGGATTTATCCGGAAGAAATCAATGAAGACGCGGCGTATAAAATAGCCCGCGCTTTTGCGCGGTATTTGAGGTTAGAAGTAAGAGATGAGAAGTTGGAAATTGTTGTGAGCTCCGACGCGCGCGAATCATCACCAGCGCTTAAAGAGGCTTTCTCGGACGGGCTTTCGGATGAGGGCGCGGAAATTATTGACGCAGGGCTGACGACAACGCCGATGCATTATTTCATCTTAAATAAAACAGAAGCGGACGGCGGCGCGATGATTACTGCTTCGCATAACCCGCCGGAATTTAATGGCATGAAGCTCTCAAAAAAATCCGCGGTTTCTATCGGCGCCGGCTCGGGGATGGAAGAAATAAAAAATGATTCTCTGCGCGGTATTTTCCAAAATTCTGAAAATCGCGGGAGTGTTGTTAAAAAAGATTTTTCAGATGAATATACCAAATTTCTGGCAGGGAGCTTCCCGCATTTAAAATCTTATATTATTAAATTTGCGCTGGCGGATAAGATACCCGGAGAGTCTTTTGATTTTGACGGAGATAGGGTGATGTTCCGCGACGAAAGCGGGAAAGCAGCGCCCGGAGACATGATTACGGCGCTTTTGGCGCGAAAATACGCCAAGCCCGGCGAGAAAATCATCTACGATATTCCTTCAAGCAGAGCGGTTAGGGAAGAAATAGAGGCGGCCGGCGGAGTCGCGGTAGAGAGCCGGGTGGGGCATTCATTTGTTAAGGCGCTGATGAAAAAAGAAAACGCGGTTTTCGGCGGAGAGCTTTCCGGACATTATTATTTCCGCGATTTTTTCTACTCCGATTCTGGGATTTTCGCGGCTCTCGCCGTGTTGGATTTGTTGAGAGAAACTAAGAAGCCATTAAGCGAGCTCATCAAGCCGCTGGCGCGCTATTTTAAATCCGAAGAAATAAATTTCAAAATAAAAGATAAGGAAAAAATAATAGACAAAGTCGCTGCGCATTTTACTGACGGCAAGGCGTCATATTCGGACGGAATCAAGATAGAATATCCCGACTGGTGGTTCAATTTGCGCCCGTCCAACACCGAAGACCTGCTCCGTTTAAATATTGAGGCGTCCACTTCGGAGCTTCTGGAAGAAAAAAGAAAAATTCTAGCTGATTTAATAATGAAGTAA
- a CDS encoding ribonuclease J — protein sequence MPPRQSRPRIRTLNRTSDRKFYKEGSLTGHEARGHAAALKRDTLYYVPLGGLEEVGRNCSFFEYNDEIVIIDMGIQFPEEETPGVDWIIPNTSYLEKKKKNIRALLITHGHYDHYGAVPYVLERLGNPPIYGTRLIREILQKRLSEMPNVPKMRFIEIKNRDKIKLSEHLTAEFFGVSHTVPDTTGVAFHTPAGIMVHFADFRLDYDQEDTVQNIQEFERLSKLSVHTLFLDSTNADVEGHSVSEKLVEANLEKTFLEAKGRIVLSTFSSMITRMAEIVKIAEKLGRKVVINGRSMKDNLEIAKQLGYIKYKPGTLVQVEEINKYKDDKILILSTGAQGQENSGLMRIANSEHKHIHIKPGDTIMFSSSVIPGNERGVQTLKDNFTRQGAIVITNDDLDIHSSGHAPGDDLTIVAKICKPKFIVPIHGFYFKRAANIQNMKPIGIGKERIVLMDNGQILELGKNSAVITDKTVDAFYVMVDGLGIGDVQEVVLRDRRMLSQDGIFVVIAAVDSKTGQVKGSPDIISRGFIYLKESHELLAHTRHLVKRVVEESTNKMHPINYTHVRDNVRERLGSYLFQKTNRRPMVLPVIIEV from the coding sequence ATGCCGCCGAGACAATCGAGACCAAGAATCAGAACATTAAATAGAACCTCCGACCGCAAATTTTATAAAGAGGGCTCGCTTACCGGCCATGAAGCGCGCGGCCACGCCGCGGCTCTTAAGCGCGACACGCTTTATTATGTCCCATTGGGCGGGCTGGAGGAAGTCGGACGCAACTGCTCGTTTTTTGAATACAATGACGAAATCGTAATTATTGACATGGGCATACAGTTTCCCGAGGAAGAAACCCCGGGCGTGGATTGGATTATCCCTAACACGAGCTATCTTGAGAAAAAGAAGAAAAACATCAGGGCGCTTCTCATAACCCACGGGCATTATGACCACTACGGCGCAGTCCCTTATGTGCTGGAGCGGCTCGGAAATCCGCCGATTTATGGCACGCGGCTCATCAGAGAAATCCTCCAAAAACGCTTAAGCGAGATGCCGAATGTCCCGAAAATGCGCTTTATAGAAATAAAAAACCGCGACAAAATCAAGCTCTCCGAGCATTTGACCGCCGAGTTTTTCGGCGTAAGCCACACCGTGCCGGACACGACCGGAGTGGCGTTCCATACTCCTGCAGGCATTATGGTGCATTTCGCCGATTTCCGGCTTGACTACGACCAGGAAGACACGGTTCAAAATATCCAGGAATTTGAACGGCTCTCTAAACTCAGCGTCCATACATTGTTTTTGGACAGCACCAATGCTGACGTGGAAGGCCATTCTGTTTCGGAAAAATTGGTTGAGGCCAATCTTGAAAAAACTTTTCTGGAAGCCAAGGGTCGGATTGTCCTTTCAACATTTTCATCAATGATTACCCGCATGGCCGAAATCGTGAAAATTGCCGAAAAACTGGGCCGCAAAGTCGTAATCAATGGCAGAAGCATGAAAGACAATCTTGAAATCGCCAAACAGCTCGGCTATATCAAATACAAGCCCGGAACGCTCGTGCAGGTTGAAGAAATAAATAAATACAAAGACGATAAAATACTCATTCTCTCAACCGGGGCGCAGGGACAGGAAAACTCCGGGCTGATGCGCATAGCGAACAGCGAGCATAAGCATATTCACATCAAGCCAGGCGACACGATTATGTTTTCTTCCTCGGTAATCCCCGGCAACGAGCGCGGCGTGCAGACGCTCAAAGACAATTTCACGCGCCAAGGCGCGATTGTTATCACAAATGACGACCTTGACATCCATTCATCCGGCCACGCCCCCGGCGACGACCTGACGATAGTCGCTAAAATCTGTAAGCCGAAATTCATTGTCCCCATCCACGGCTTCTATTTCAAGCGCGCCGCCAACATCCAAAATATGAAACCGATAGGCATCGGCAAAGAGCGCATCGTTTTAATGGACAACGGCCAGATTTTAGAACTTGGCAAAAACAGCGCGGTCATTACCGACAAAACCGTTGACGCTTTTTATGTCATGGTGGACGGCCTCGGCATCGGAGACGTGCAGGAGGTGGTTCTGCGCGACCGCCGGATGCTCTCGCAGGACGGCATTTTCGTGGTCATCGCGGCGGTTGATTCAAAAACCGGACAGGTGAAGGGCTCGCCCGACATAATTTCGCGCGGTTTTATTTATCTAAAAGAATCGCATGAACTCCTCGCGCACACGCGCCACCTCGTAAAGCGCGTGGTGGAAGAATCCACGAATAAAATGCATCCGATAAATTATACCCATGTCCGCGACAATGTCCGCGAGCGACTGGGCTCCTACCTTTTCCAAAAAACCAACCGCCGCCCCATGGTATTGCCGGTGATTATTGAGGTATGA
- a CDS encoding single-stranded DNA-binding protein encodes MNLNKVFLIGNLTRDPELRTMPNGNPVTSFGLATNRMWKSKDGSQQKQTEFHNIVMFGRLAEIAKQYLQKGAMAMIEGRIQNRSWEGQDGQKKYRTEIIAEAMQMGPRGGGAGKPTAESPAKQEEDAPEVLATVEYPEDEIKPDEIPF; translated from the coding sequence ATGAATTTAAATAAAGTATTTTTAATAGGAAACCTTACCCGGGACCCGGAGCTCCGCACCATGCCCAACGGCAATCCGGTGACGAGCTTCGGGCTTGCCACAAACAGGATGTGGAAAAGTAAAGACGGCTCGCAACAAAAACAGACGGAATTTCATAACATCGTAATGTTCGGGCGCCTTGCGGAAATCGCCAAGCAATATCTGCAAAAGGGAGCCATGGCAATGATAGAAGGCAGGATTCAAAACAGGTCCTGGGAAGGGCAGGACGGCCAGAAAAAATACCGTACAGAAATCATCGCCGAGGCCATGCAGATGGGGCCCAGGGGCGGAGGCGCTGGCAAGCCAACCGCCGAAAGTCCCGCTAAACAGGAAGAAGACGCCCCGGAAGTTTTAGCTACGGTCGAATACCCGGAAGACGAAATCAAACCAGATGAAATCCCCTTCTAA
- the cas2 gene encoding CRISPR-associated endonuclease Cas2, with protein sequence MRKRYSELRIGPTAQKVVLLLWGGLALGLTHSPRQYFKIIKMIGKEWHNINRRALYNAIKSLYRSRLIDAEDNASGVTTLVLTERGKKKALTYQIDELKIPPMKKWDRKWRIVLFDIPESMKKARDALARTLKNAGFIKFQKSVFIHPFECRNEVDFIIEFFNVRPHVRFITATEIDNELHLKNKFNL encoded by the coding sequence ATGCGAAAACGTTATTCAGAACTGCGGATAGGTCCGACGGCTCAAAAAGTGGTGCTTTTGCTTTGGGGCGGTTTAGCGCTTGGGCTTACGCATTCCCCGCGGCAATACTTTAAAATTATAAAAATGATTGGCAAAGAATGGCATAATATTAACCGGCGAGCGCTTTACAACGCCATAAAAAGTTTATACCGCTCTCGTCTCATAGATGCCGAAGATAATGCAAGCGGCGTCACCACACTTGTCTTAACCGAGCGCGGCAAAAAGAAAGCTCTGACCTATCAAATTGACGAATTGAAAATACCGCCGATGAAAAAATGGGATCGCAAATGGCGCATAGTTCTTTTTGACATACCGGAGAGCATGAAAAAAGCCAGAGACGCCTTGGCAAGAACACTGAAAAACGCCGGGTTTATAAAATTTCAAAAAAGCGTATTTATTCATCCATTTGAATGTAGAAATGAAGTTGATTTTATTATAGAATTTTTTAACGTAAGACCCCATGTCCGATTTATTACAGCGACCGAAATCGACAATGAACTTCATCTGAAGAATAAGTTTAATTTATAA
- the trpS gene encoding tryptophan--tRNA ligase, producing the protein MKQTVVSGVRPTGDLHIGNYLGAIKQFVELQKKYKAYFFIADLHAINEPQDPEKLGNQTLEVAALYLACGLEPANTTLFLQSHISEHLELAHILSTITPVGELSRMTQYKDKVASGKPANLGLLAYPALMAADILIYNADAVPVGKDQLQHLEFARMIARKFNARFGETFKEPRALIQKEGARIMGLDDPSKKMSKSAASSNNYIGILDSEEEIRRKIKIAVTDSGKEIKFEPKTKPAISNLLAIYSNVANVSISELEKKYAGKTYADFKSDLADALVKTLSPIQKKYKALAKDKESVLKILKNGADAAKDAAELKMHEVRQKIGLLHY; encoded by the coding sequence ATGAAACAAACAGTGGTAAGCGGGGTCAGGCCAACGGGAGATTTGCACATAGGAAATTACCTCGGGGCCATTAAGCAATTTGTGGAACTTCAAAAAAAATACAAGGCGTATTTTTTTATAGCGGACCTGCATGCCATCAACGAGCCACAGGACCCCGAAAAATTGGGGAATCAAACACTGGAAGTCGCGGCGCTTTATTTAGCTTGCGGGCTAGAACCCGCCAACACAACGCTTTTTCTCCAATCGCATATCTCGGAGCATCTTGAGTTAGCCCATATTTTAAGCACCATCACTCCGGTCGGAGAACTTTCCCGCATGACGCAGTATAAAGACAAAGTTGCTTCCGGAAAACCGGCTAATTTGGGCTTGTTGGCGTACCCGGCGCTTATGGCCGCGGATATTTTAATCTACAACGCGGACGCCGTGCCGGTCGGCAAAGACCAGCTGCAACATTTGGAATTCGCTCGGATGATCGCAAGAAAATTCAACGCGCGATTCGGAGAAACTTTCAAAGAGCCGAGGGCGTTAATCCAAAAAGAGGGCGCGCGCATAATGGGTTTGGATGACCCTTCAAAGAAAATGTCCAAATCGGCCGCAAGTTCAAATAATTATATCGGAATTTTGGATAGCGAAGAAGAAATTCGGAGAAAAATAAAAATCGCCGTGACGGATTCCGGAAAAGAAATAAAATTTGAGCCGAAAACAAAGCCAGCCATCTCCAATTTGCTTGCTATCTACAGCAACGTGGCGAACGTATCTATTTCGGAGCTTGAAAAAAAATATGCGGGCAAAACATATGCCGATTTTAAGTCGGATCTAGCGGACGCGCTAGTCAAAACCCTCTCCCCTATCCAAAAAAAATATAAAGCGCTGGCCAAGGACAAAGAAAGTGTTCTTAAAATCCTAAAAAACGGGGCGGATGCGGCTAAAGACGCGGCCGAGCTGAAAATGCACGAAGTGCGCCAAAAAATCGGGTTACTTCATTATTAA
- the ychF gene encoding redox-regulated ATPase YchF, producing MKIGIVGLPNVGKSTLFQALTKKQVDTSNYPFATIDPNVGVVSVPDERLGQLASLCRSKKIVPAIIEFVDIAGLVKGAAEGGGLGNKFLSHIREVDAICHIARAFENENIAHVAGKPDPLSDIETIKTELALKDLETVAKIKANAQKEARSGKKEAAELTQNLEALEKLLQESTPPLPLLPIADQYQLLSFKPTLYVFNISSKANLPLPNLPNAISLDIGQENDISAMSDKERRELGVESELPKLIKAAYELLGLITFFTTGEDETRAWTIPSGSTAKRAGRAIHSDFEEKFIRADVILWEKLMEAGSLPDGKAGWAKARELGWLRSEGKEYIVKDGDVIEFKI from the coding sequence ATGAAGATAGGAATTGTCGGCCTGCCAAATGTGGGAAAATCGACGCTTTTTCAGGCGCTGACGAAAAAACAGGTGGATACTTCAAATTATCCATTCGCTACCATTGACCCCAATGTAGGTGTGGTTAGTGTGCCGGACGAACGGTTGGGCCAGCTCGCTTCGCTCTGCCGTTCAAAGAAAATTGTCCCAGCAATAATTGAATTTGTTGACATCGCGGGGCTTGTGAAAGGCGCGGCCGAAGGCGGGGGTCTGGGGAATAAATTTTTATCCCACATCCGGGAAGTAGACGCAATTTGCCACATTGCGCGCGCGTTTGAAAATGAAAATATCGCCCATGTTGCCGGCAAACCCGATCCCCTTTCCGATATTGAGACAATTAAAACCGAGCTCGCACTGAAAGATCTGGAAACTGTCGCGAAAATAAAAGCCAACGCTCAAAAAGAAGCAAGGAGCGGCAAAAAAGAGGCCGCGGAACTTACGCAAAATCTGGAAGCGCTGGAAAAGTTACTGCAAGAATCTACCCCCCCTCTCCCCCTCTTGCCAATCGCAGACCAGTATCAGCTTTTGTCTTTCAAGCCAACCCTCTACGTTTTTAATATTTCTTCAAAAGCCAATCTGCCTCTGCCGAACCTGCCGAACGCCATTTCATTGGATATCGGCCAGGAAAACGATATTTCGGCGATGTCTGATAAAGAACGGCGCGAACTCGGCGTCGAATCAGAACTGCCCAAGCTTATAAAAGCCGCTTACGAACTTTTAGGGCTTATAACTTTTTTTACCACCGGCGAGGATGAAACCCGTGCTTGGACAATCCCCTCGGGTTCAACAGCCAAGCGCGCCGGGCGCGCGATTCACTCTGATTTTGAGGAAAAATTTATCCGCGCAGACGTGATTTTGTGGGAAAAGCTCATGGAAGCCGGCTCCCTGCCCGACGGCAAGGCGGGATGGGCAAAAGCCCGGGAACTGGGATGGCTGCGCTCCGAAGGCAAAGAATATATTGTGAAAGACGGGGATGTAATTGAATTTAAAATATAA
- a CDS encoding 30S ribosomal protein S18, whose translation MKSPSKQCYFCAANIKVVDFKDSQMLRKFMTPQAQIQGRKKTGACSLHQRKLSKAIKRARQMGFAPFISR comes from the coding sequence ATGAAATCCCCTTCTAAACAGTGTTATTTTTGCGCGGCCAATATCAAAGTGGTTGATTTTAAGGACTCGCAGATGCTCCGGAAATTCATGACCCCGCAAGCGCAAATTCAAGGGCGCAAAAAGACGGGGGCCTGCTCGCTCCATCAGCGCAAGCTCTCCAAGGCCATCAAGCGCGCCCGCCAAATGGGCTTCGCGCCCTTTATCTCCCGATAA
- the recA gene encoding recombinase RecA, translating to MAKQIKDKDSRADKWHDVEAAVKDLQSKYGEGVLMKLGDVSKVDVDVIPTGALSLDMALGVGGMPRGRIIEIFGPESSGKTTLALHVVAEAQKKGGICAFVDAEHALDPDYAKKIGVRIDDLLISQPDTGEQALEIIESLVRSGKIDVIIVDSVAALTPKAEIEGDMGQQHVGLQARLMSHALRKLTAVVGKSSTAVIFLNQIRMKIGIMFGNPETTPGGNALKFYSSVRIDLRRLAQIKKGEDIIGNRVKAKVVKNKVAPPFKIAEFDILYNEGISYEGDLLGLGEKHGVVAKSGASYSFAGTSLGRGYDAARQHLHENKKTAQELVKAIKEKTKAEGQ from the coding sequence ATGGCAAAACAAATAAAAGACAAAGATTCGCGGGCGGATAAATGGCACGATGTGGAGGCGGCGGTGAAGGATTTGCAGTCCAAATACGGCGAGGGAGTTCTGATGAAATTGGGAGACGTGTCCAAGGTGGATGTTGACGTCATCCCCACCGGTGCCCTCTCGTTGGATATGGCTTTAGGGGTCGGCGGAATGCCGCGGGGAAGGATTATTGAGATTTTCGGCCCCGAGTCATCGGGGAAAACCACACTGGCTTTGCATGTAGTCGCCGAAGCCCAAAAAAAGGGCGGCATCTGCGCTTTCGTTGATGCTGAGCACGCGCTGGACCCGGATTACGCTAAAAAAATCGGCGTGCGCATAGACGACCTTTTAATATCACAGCCCGATACCGGCGAGCAGGCACTGGAAATAATTGAGTCACTAGTGCGTTCAGGAAAAATTGATGTTATCATTGTTGACTCGGTTGCCGCGCTTACCCCGAAAGCGGAGATAGAAGGGGATATGGGCCAGCAGCACGTGGGGCTTCAGGCGCGGCTTATGTCGCACGCGCTCCGGAAGCTTACTGCCGTAGTCGGTAAGTCCAGCACTGCCGTAATTTTTCTAAACCAAATCCGCATGAAAATCGGGATTATGTTCGGAAATCCCGAAACCACTCCCGGAGGCAACGCGCTCAAGTTTTATTCTTCGGTGCGGATTGATTTGCGCCGCCTCGCCCAGATTAAAAAAGGCGAGGACATCATAGGCAACCGCGTAAAAGCCAAGGTTGTGAAAAACAAAGTCGCGCCGCCGTTTAAAATCGCCGAGTTTGACATTTTGTACAACGAAGGAATTTCCTACGAGGGTGATCTTTTGGGGCTCGGAGAAAAACACGGCGTGGTTGCCAAATCTGGCGCCTCGTACAGCTTCGCCGGCACATCTTTAGGCCGCGGCTACGACGCCGCCCGGCAGCATCTCCACGAGAACAAAAAAACCGCTCAGGAGCTGGTTAAGGCAATAAAAGAGAAAACTAAAGCCGAAGGGCAATAA